In Pseudomonas oryzicola, one DNA window encodes the following:
- a CDS encoding siphovirus Gp157 family protein: MTQLYALTGQMAELAAMCDTDDEGLKQAIQDTMAGIQGEFEVKADNIVMLRRNIEGDISAIEAEIDRLNELKRIKANSVTAITDYLRRNMDAANIKTIKRPLFTISLVTGKEKVIVDNEQAVPDELTSVVTKIAPDKNAIAAKLKAVREHNEAVRKRMAAGEDCEDELIPEPAWAHLERGESSIRIK, encoded by the coding sequence ATGACCCAGCTCTACGCACTCACCGGCCAGATGGCCGAACTGGCCGCCATGTGTGACACCGACGATGAAGGCCTGAAACAGGCCATTCAGGACACCATGGCCGGCATCCAGGGCGAGTTCGAGGTGAAGGCCGACAACATCGTCATGCTGCGCCGGAACATCGAAGGCGACATCAGTGCAATTGAAGCGGAAATCGACCGCCTCAACGAACTCAAGCGCATCAAGGCCAACAGCGTCACGGCTATCACCGACTACCTGCGCCGGAACATGGACGCGGCCAACATCAAGACGATCAAGCGCCCGCTGTTCACCATCAGCCTCGTCACCGGCAAAGAGAAGGTAATCGTCGACAACGAACAGGCGGTACCGGATGAACTGACGTCTGTGGTGACCAAGATCGCGCCGGACAAGAACGCCATCGCCGCCAAGCTCAAGGCCGTCCGGGAGCACAACGAAGCCGTGCGCAAGCGCATGGCTGCCGGCGAAGACTGTGAAGATGAACTCATCCCCGAGCCAGCGTGGGCGCACCTTGAGCGCGGCGAAAGCTCGATCCGCATCAAGTGA
- a CDS encoding phage tail tube protein, whose protein sequence is MAASGSRDARSASHRRNASQFPTNRNPLSLAIVVEDQPAAAYVGAVEGFDESKELTVVRLKLRNGDQILYPGYVSITTTPTMERNNIMTRTISVGLSGRPLRYLAV, encoded by the coding sequence GTGGCTGCCAGTGGGTCACGCGATGCTCGAAGCGCGAGCCATCGCCGTAACGCCAGCCAGTTCCCGACCAACCGCAACCCGCTGAGCCTGGCCATCGTGGTCGAGGACCAGCCGGCCGCTGCCTACGTGGGCGCCGTCGAAGGCTTCGACGAGTCCAAGGAGCTGACCGTTGTCCGCCTGAAGCTGCGCAACGGTGATCAGATCCTCTACCCGGGCTACGTCAGTATCACCACCACTCCCACCATGGAGCGGAACAACATCATGACCCGCACCATTAGCGTCGGCCTGTCCGGTCGCCCGCTGCGCTACCTGGCCGTTTAA
- a CDS encoding phage tail assembly chaperone, with translation MPKIKIAQNPTFTAEVKIPRVGGDPVAVEFTFRYFDRTALAKLYDSWNQAAEANAEKAKAESASLEQFTAGQVQLQAEQIKAVTVGWGFDDKFNDEAILELVTTCVGAPQAVLDAYQQAYNPARLGN, from the coding sequence ATGCCGAAGATCAAGATCGCGCAGAACCCGACGTTCACCGCTGAGGTGAAGATCCCGCGCGTGGGCGGCGACCCGGTGGCGGTAGAGTTCACGTTCCGCTATTTCGACCGCACCGCCTTGGCCAAGCTCTACGACAGCTGGAACCAGGCTGCCGAAGCCAATGCTGAAAAGGCTAAGGCCGAGAGTGCGAGCCTCGAGCAGTTCACTGCCGGGCAGGTGCAACTCCAGGCTGAGCAGATCAAGGCCGTCACCGTAGGCTGGGGCTTCGACGACAAGTTCAACGATGAGGCAATCCTGGAGTTAGTCACCACCTGCGTCGGTGCGCCTCAAGCCGTACTGGATGCCTACCAGCAAGCGTACAACCCGGCCCGCCTGGGAAACTGA
- a CDS encoding DUF1799 domain-containing protein: protein MYEQGPSAEQLAFLGLTLDDIEIEEVEVWPDVWPAFCLFEAMGTQWRLGPGGPSGLDYTAIPSTAKMIGIKRRGLEEAFPDLRAMENEALGVMAEAAEQSNN from the coding sequence TTGTATGAGCAAGGTCCCTCCGCCGAGCAACTAGCGTTCCTTGGGCTCACGCTCGACGACATAGAGATCGAAGAAGTGGAGGTCTGGCCTGATGTATGGCCGGCGTTCTGCCTGTTCGAGGCCATGGGTACTCAATGGCGCCTGGGGCCTGGGGGGCCGTCAGGGCTCGACTACACGGCCATCCCAAGCACCGCCAAGATGATCGGGATCAAGCGCAGAGGCCTGGAAGAGGCGTTCCCCGACCTTCGCGCCATGGAGAATGAGGCCCTAGGTGTAATGGCTGAAGCAGCTGAACAGAGCAACAACTGA
- a CDS encoding DNA translocase FtsK — MSQSRRWQIQGFTLDHVAQACQGQGDVHRYHVLPPYSLRMTAELRDLLEASAGQAKRCLNAEIVARLEESFEREAVVQPLSEHEAAMQVLAKMYQETQDKINELKSMPSLSPMEQVELLHEEATAKYLRQAAARASMAPGDRPARSKRGSMPSPQPQPQPQIEISDLTPNDDSLYLEAARCVVSSRRCSVSAVQRQLKIGYNRAARLIEALEDDCVISAPNAEGSRHLLTPQQRSAARLLPSKAEIEQQRKQEELALRTAYLVEKYDDQSIVQAILKEKIWEGMTAAQLFDSAGEPEAIDQKYMKNKSREVWKYDHEGRNRYLLRVTLENGLVVGWDSRS; from the coding sequence ATGTCGCAATCCAGACGCTGGCAGATCCAGGGCTTTACGCTGGACCATGTGGCGCAAGCCTGCCAGGGCCAGGGCGACGTGCATCGTTACCATGTACTACCGCCCTACTCGCTTCGCATGACCGCTGAGCTTAGGGACCTGCTCGAGGCATCTGCCGGACAGGCAAAACGTTGCCTCAACGCTGAGATCGTTGCTCGCTTGGAAGAGAGCTTCGAGAGAGAAGCTGTCGTGCAGCCCCTGTCGGAGCACGAAGCCGCCATGCAGGTACTGGCAAAGATGTATCAGGAGACCCAGGATAAGATTAACGAGCTGAAATCAATGCCTAGCTTGAGCCCAATGGAGCAGGTCGAGCTGCTGCATGAAGAGGCTACTGCAAAGTATCTCCGCCAAGCGGCCGCACGAGCATCAATGGCGCCAGGGGATCGGCCTGCTCGGAGCAAGAGGGGGTCGATGCCCAGCCCACAGCCGCAACCGCAACCGCAGATCGAGATTTCAGATCTAACGCCCAACGACGATTCGCTGTATCTGGAGGCCGCACGCTGTGTTGTGTCGAGCCGCCGCTGCAGTGTATCGGCTGTTCAGCGCCAACTGAAAATCGGCTACAACCGTGCAGCGCGGCTGATCGAAGCGCTTGAGGACGACTGCGTTATCTCGGCACCTAATGCAGAAGGCAGTCGCCACCTACTCACCCCCCAGCAGCGGAGCGCTGCACGCCTGCTGCCTTCCAAAGCCGAAATCGAACAGCAGCGAAAGCAAGAAGAGCTAGCTCTTCGTACCGCGTACCTCGTAGAAAAGTACGACGACCAATCAATCGTTCAGGCCATCCTAAAGGAGAAAATCTGGGAGGGGATGACTGCCGCTCAGCTATTCGACTCCGCCGGAGAGCCCGAGGCGATTGACCAAAAGTATATGAAGAACAAATCACGCGAGGTATGGAAGTATGATCACGAGGGCCGTAATCGTTATCTGCTTCGCGTAACACTGGAGAACGGCCTGGTGGTTGGCTGGGACTCTCGCAGTTAA
- a CDS encoding lysozyme inhibitor LprI family protein: protein MFKAICMGSLLVVGTAHADVGREEELDAKVRQFAASVEAVWQECLRRPDVRSTNDSDMCLLAMVRTSNEAVEQKYQKKMVTARELVGHPSAFATFETVPVLLEESQARWKQYAKSDCNGIGAQSAAGTARATYALFCQYKHALQRLRALDEWN, encoded by the coding sequence ATGTTCAAGGCGATCTGCATGGGATCATTGCTGGTGGTCGGTACGGCCCACGCTGATGTTGGTCGAGAGGAAGAACTGGATGCGAAGGTGCGCCAGTTCGCAGCAAGTGTGGAGGCCGTGTGGCAGGAGTGCCTTAGGAGACCAGACGTGCGCTCTACGAACGATAGCGATATGTGTCTGTTGGCGATGGTGCGCACGAGTAACGAAGCGGTCGAACAGAAGTATCAGAAGAAGATGGTAACTGCTCGAGAGCTGGTTGGGCATCCGAGCGCGTTTGCAACTTTCGAGACGGTTCCGGTCTTGCTAGAGGAGTCTCAGGCACGGTGGAAGCAATACGCCAAATCCGACTGCAATGGAATAGGGGCACAGAGTGCTGCCGGGACAGCTCGCGCTACGTATGCTCTTTTTTGCCAATACAAGCACGCCCTCCAGCGCTTGCGCGCACTGGATGAGTGGAACTGA
- a CDS encoding FadR/GntR family transcriptional regulator encodes MTNFLSKARISPQKVVNKTGHPEIGHGELKREYDLAETNHWRLVMTTDQNVMKADFRPKQIYEQVADQIRQGIRSGTFQPGARLPSERDLAQRFQVSRPAVREAIGALQNEGVVITRHGSGTYVIDKVTQEVSPLSPSSEADYSPISTLEVRLLIEPAIARLAARRGKRDELAERFLAQMANVKDITDARQQALWNECDRKFHRQLALMTGDMLIAKIADEIERTMAQPLWNRLRDDGIHDAARIQLYVAEHRLIYEAIVSGDEEAAAFYVEGHLKRVHRDISRGDETA; translated from the coding sequence ATGACCAATTTCCTCTCAAAAGCGAGAATTTCACCTCAAAAGGTCGTAAATAAGACCGGACACCCTGAGATTGGTCATGGCGAGTTGAAAAGAGAGTATGATCTGGCAGAAACCAACCACTGGCGACTGGTCATGACAACAGACCAAAATGTAATGAAGGCCGACTTCCGGCCGAAGCAGATTTACGAACAGGTCGCTGATCAGATCCGGCAGGGAATACGCTCCGGCACCTTCCAGCCAGGCGCCCGCCTGCCTTCGGAAAGAGATCTTGCTCAGCGTTTCCAAGTCAGCAGGCCTGCAGTTCGGGAAGCCATCGGCGCCCTGCAGAACGAAGGCGTGGTCATTACCCGGCATGGATCCGGCACCTACGTCATCGACAAGGTGACCCAGGAGGTGAGCCCGCTCTCGCCATCTTCAGAGGCGGACTACAGTCCTATCAGTACCTTGGAGGTGAGGTTGCTGATTGAGCCGGCGATTGCCAGGCTTGCCGCGCGCCGCGGTAAAAGAGATGAACTAGCGGAGCGCTTCCTGGCGCAAATGGCGAATGTGAAGGACATCACTGACGCTCGTCAGCAGGCGCTATGGAATGAATGCGATCGCAAGTTCCATCGACAGCTGGCGCTCATGACAGGCGACATGCTCATTGCCAAGATCGCTGACGAGATTGAACGAACGATGGCTCAGCCTCTCTGGAATCGCCTGAGAGATGACGGCATCCATGATGCTGCACGCATCCAGTTGTACGTTGCGGAGCATCGACTGATCTACGAAGCCATCGTTTCCGGCGATGAGGAAGCAGCGGCCTTCTACGTGGAAGGCCATCTTAAGCGTGTTCACCGGGATATCAGTCGTGGGGACGAGACAGCTTGA
- the lhpI gene encoding bifunctional Delta(1)-pyrroline-2-carboxylate/Delta(1)-piperideine-2-carboxylate reductase, protein MSNPSTTNASIIVCDQAKTADLLDFRQLVEAIDSAARELDDATILSPERMVVPLGEGGVLLSMPATAKDIGIHKLVNVHPGNVKLELPTINGTVTVCDATTGKIVCLLDGPEVTGRRTAAVTLLAIRTFRKEAPKQILLFGTGAQSRYHVQAINALYPEAKVFVRGLDLQMATEFCDRNRELHPHLEPLDAGVPDVDVVITVTTSTEPVYDELAKPGRLVIGVGAFKPEMAEIGKHTLDSSVIYADEPAGAQHEAGDLLRAGVDWAQVKSLAHALKHGVDASRPAVFKSVGTAAWDLAASRVALASLNASDLRR, encoded by the coding sequence ATGAGTAATCCATCCACCACCAACGCTTCGATCATCGTATGTGACCAAGCGAAAACTGCAGATTTGCTGGATTTCCGTCAACTTGTCGAAGCGATCGATAGCGCGGCCAGGGAGCTGGATGACGCCACGATCCTCAGCCCTGAGCGCATGGTCGTACCGCTGGGTGAGGGGGGCGTTCTGTTGAGCATGCCCGCGACTGCGAAAGACATCGGTATCCACAAGCTGGTTAACGTTCACCCCGGGAACGTTAAGCTTGAACTGCCGACCATCAATGGCACCGTGACCGTCTGTGATGCCACCACGGGCAAGATCGTCTGTCTGCTGGACGGTCCTGAAGTGACTGGCCGCCGAACCGCGGCAGTAACGCTGCTGGCAATTCGTACCTTCCGGAAAGAGGCACCGAAGCAAATCCTGCTCTTCGGTACCGGCGCGCAGTCGCGCTACCACGTTCAGGCAATCAATGCCCTCTATCCAGAAGCCAAGGTCTTTGTGCGCGGCCTGGATCTGCAGATGGCAACCGAGTTCTGCGATCGCAATCGTGAGCTGCACCCCCATTTGGAGCCTTTGGACGCAGGTGTGCCTGATGTCGACGTGGTGATCACCGTCACCACCAGCACTGAGCCTGTTTACGACGAGCTCGCCAAGCCAGGTCGACTGGTAATTGGTGTGGGCGCCTTCAAGCCGGAGATGGCTGAGATTGGTAAACACACGCTGGACTCCAGCGTCATTTACGCCGATGAGCCTGCCGGCGCGCAGCATGAAGCAGGTGACCTGCTGCGAGCGGGGGTTGACTGGGCTCAGGTCAAGTCGCTCGCCCACGCTCTGAAGCACGGGGTTGATGCATCCAGACCGGCTGTTTTCAAAAGCGTTGGCACCGCCGCATGGGATTTGGCAGCGTCTCGGGTTGCGCTGGCATCGCTGAATGCCAGTGACCTGCGTCGATAA
- the lhpH gene encoding trans-3-hydroxy-L-proline dehydratase, with the protein MQISRSINTVEVHTGGEPFRIVTSGLPRLPGKTIVERRAWLLKNADDIRQALMFEPRGHADMYGGYLTEPVSPQADFGIIFLHNEGYSDHCGHGTIALATAAVELGWVERTEPETRVGIDAPCGFIEAFVKWDGKHANGVRFINVPSFIYKRDVTVTTPSYGEVTGDIAYGGAFYFYTSGKPHGLAIREASVEELKKFGAEVKEAANKAFPVVHPHIPEINHIYGTIIDGEPRFPGSTQANCCIFADREVDRSPTGSGTSGRAAQLYLRGQLGKDELLINESVIGSVFTAKVVKETMIGDIPAVIPEVSGNAYICGFSNWIIDDRDPQKNGFLVR; encoded by the coding sequence ATGCAGATCTCTCGCTCCATCAATACCGTAGAAGTCCATACCGGTGGTGAACCGTTCCGTATTGTGACTTCAGGTTTGCCGCGTTTGCCCGGCAAGACAATCGTAGAGCGCCGCGCCTGGCTGCTGAAGAATGCAGATGACATTCGCCAGGCTCTTATGTTCGAGCCACGCGGGCATGCCGACATGTATGGCGGATACCTGACCGAACCCGTCTCGCCGCAAGCTGACTTTGGCATCATTTTCCTGCACAACGAAGGCTACAGCGACCACTGTGGGCACGGCACAATCGCTTTGGCCACGGCCGCAGTCGAGCTGGGCTGGGTTGAGCGAACCGAGCCTGAGACTCGTGTCGGCATCGATGCACCATGCGGCTTCATCGAGGCTTTTGTGAAGTGGGATGGCAAACATGCCAACGGCGTGCGCTTCATCAACGTGCCGTCGTTCATCTACAAACGCGACGTGACTGTCACAACGCCGAGCTATGGGGAAGTGACCGGCGACATCGCCTATGGTGGCGCGTTCTATTTCTATACCAGCGGCAAACCGCATGGTCTGGCAATTCGCGAGGCGTCGGTGGAAGAACTGAAGAAATTTGGTGCCGAGGTCAAGGAGGCGGCGAACAAGGCGTTTCCAGTGGTGCATCCACACATCCCTGAGATCAATCATATCTACGGCACCATCATTGATGGGGAGCCGCGGTTCCCCGGGTCGACTCAGGCAAACTGCTGCATCTTTGCCGACCGTGAAGTTGATCGTTCGCCAACAGGCTCGGGAACCAGCGGTCGTGCTGCGCAGCTATACCTGCGCGGCCAGCTCGGCAAGGACGAGTTGCTCATCAACGAGTCGGTCATCGGCTCCGTCTTCACCGCCAAGGTGGTCAAGGAAACGATGATCGGCGACATCCCGGCGGTAATCCCGGAGGTGTCCGGAAATGCCTATATCTGCGGCTTTAGCAATTGGATCATTGACGATCGAGATCCGCAGAAAAATGGCTTCCTTGTTCGCTAG
- the hflK gene encoding protease modulator HflK: MSVDPDTEVNALDGFPRFQRATAHASKLVRVTYLALTFATLLLMLQGLVGVFSPDSHWFVLLAVNAAALLLLAAAAQSAWRVANWRATLLGATPLQLAFWRSATVETTEPQSLSRFDRWCAQMGEACRRQLHKLGAETPWLAGLAGLALLLVKGAWRFDLPVPLVAGQVTWVAIGILAVFAFCLVVAERHLTAESTATWPEAKALAALVRVVIAVQVLTIGCLVFVDGERLWPARLAVLIGVLPGLAAFELLSRAVFALFRPWRPREEPALVARSLVGDMLQWPPRPITVLQNELHQRLGIDLRQVWAFAFMRRAFLPVAALVALVGWLLTGIVEVPMNSRGVYERFGKPVEVYQPGLHVGLPWPFGKVLSIDNSIIHELATSNAANAAGPLAAAEGAAPASANRLWDTTHLSENSQVIAGAEGGRQGLQIVNMDVRFIYRIGMSDAAALAATYHSTDVVQLLRSVANRVLVHDFAGRSLDGLLGAERTALGRDIGRAVQADLDRMDSGVELLATSVEAIHPPAGAAHAYHAVQAAQISAQALIARDRGQAMQTLNQARFTATSLTDKATADAHETETAANTAALRFAAERTAWQHAGQAFLLEQYLERLSQGMAGASSLIIDHRLAATQAPTLDLRSFAVPVDPTQPVPASGRTQERNH, translated from the coding sequence ATGAGCGTCGATCCAGACACCGAGGTCAACGCCCTCGATGGGTTTCCTCGTTTCCAGCGCGCGACGGCGCACGCAAGCAAACTGGTGCGGGTGACCTATCTGGCACTGACATTCGCCACGCTGTTGTTGATGTTGCAGGGGCTGGTTGGGGTATTCAGCCCCGACTCTCATTGGTTCGTCCTGCTCGCCGTCAATGCCGCGGCGTTGTTGCTGTTGGCTGCGGCTGCGCAGTCAGCCTGGCGGGTGGCCAACTGGCGCGCGACCCTGCTGGGCGCAACGCCGCTGCAGTTGGCGTTCTGGCGCAGCGCTACGGTGGAAACTACCGAGCCGCAATCGCTCAGCCGTTTCGATCGCTGGTGCGCGCAGATGGGTGAAGCGTGCCGAAGGCAATTGCACAAGCTTGGTGCCGAGACGCCCTGGCTTGCAGGCCTTGCAGGGCTGGCGCTGCTCTTGGTCAAAGGCGCCTGGCGCTTTGATTTGCCCGTACCGCTGGTCGCCGGTCAGGTGACCTGGGTTGCGATCGGCATCCTGGCCGTGTTCGCGTTCTGCCTGGTCGTGGCCGAGCGCCACCTGACGGCAGAAAGCACGGCGACCTGGCCCGAGGCCAAGGCGCTTGCGGCGTTGGTTCGGGTGGTCATCGCTGTACAGGTGTTGACCATTGGCTGCCTGGTCTTTGTCGATGGCGAACGACTGTGGCCGGCGCGCCTGGCGGTGCTGATAGGTGTGCTGCCAGGGCTGGCAGCGTTCGAGCTGCTGTCGCGGGCAGTGTTTGCGTTGTTTCGCCCGTGGCGCCCACGCGAAGAGCCTGCGCTGGTAGCGCGCAGCCTGGTTGGCGACATGCTGCAATGGCCACCGCGCCCGATCACAGTGCTGCAGAACGAATTACACCAGCGCCTGGGTATCGACCTGCGCCAGGTATGGGCTTTTGCCTTCATGCGCAGAGCGTTCTTGCCTGTAGCGGCGCTGGTGGCGTTGGTCGGTTGGTTGTTGACCGGCATCGTGGAAGTGCCGATGAACAGTCGCGGCGTATATGAACGTTTTGGCAAGCCAGTGGAGGTGTATCAGCCGGGCTTGCATGTCGGCCTGCCTTGGCCTTTCGGCAAGGTACTCAGCATAGACAACAGTATCATCCATGAGCTGGCAACTTCCAACGCGGCCAATGCGGCGGGCCCATTGGCCGCTGCCGAGGGGGCAGCCCCGGCATCGGCCAATCGGCTGTGGGACACCACCCACCTGAGCGAGAACTCACAGGTTATCGCCGGCGCCGAGGGCGGGCGCCAGGGCTTGCAGATCGTGAACATGGACGTGCGTTTCATCTACCGTATCGGCATGAGTGACGCGGCGGCTCTCGCGGCAACCTACCACAGCACCGACGTTGTGCAACTGCTGCGCAGCGTTGCCAACCGCGTGCTGGTTCACGATTTTGCCGGCCGCTCGCTGGATGGTTTGCTCGGTGCCGAGCGTACGGCGCTAGGCCGTGACATAGGCCGTGCCGTGCAGGCGGACCTGGACCGGATGGACAGCGGGGTGGAACTGCTGGCAACTTCGGTGGAGGCGATTCACCCGCCAGCGGGCGCGGCCCATGCCTACCATGCCGTGCAGGCTGCGCAGATCAGCGCCCAGGCGCTGATCGCCCGCGATCGTGGCCAGGCCATGCAAACGCTCAACCAGGCGCGCTTCACGGCAACATCGCTGACCGACAAGGCCACAGCCGACGCGCACGAAACCGAAACCGCGGCCAACACCGCCGCGCTGCGATTTGCCGCCGAACGCACCGCGTGGCAGCACGCTGGCCAGGCTTTTCTGCTGGAGCAGTACCTGGAGCGTTTGTCGCAGGGGATGGCCGGGGCAAGCAGCCTGATCATCGACCACCGCCTGGCGGCAACCCAGGCACCGACCCTGGACCTGCGCAGCTTCGCTGTGCCTGTCGACCCTACACAGCCAGTACCCGCATCCGGACGCACCCAGGAGCGTAACCATTGA
- the hflC gene encoding protease modulator HflC produces MNSHSAHGHDHSHAHEHDHGRKLARPAWLRLGVALLLVLVMAATACLVQVRVGEATVITRFGNPSRVLMEPGLNWRWPVPFEAAVPVDLRLRTTSSGLQDVGTRDGLRIIVQAYIAWQVAPDPQSIQLFMRAVQNQPDEAARQIRTLLGSALETTASGFELADLVNVDASRVRIDAFEQRLQDRIEQQLINTYGVRVVQVGLERLTLPKVTLDATVDRMRAERETIATERTAEGKRKAAEIQSAAERDARILQADANVKAAQIQAQSQVQAADIYGKAYAGAPELYTLLRSLDTLGSVINPATRLVLRTDAAPFRALVEGPALPVGADHGHR; encoded by the coding sequence TTGAATTCCCACTCTGCACACGGTCATGACCACAGCCACGCTCACGAGCATGACCATGGCCGCAAGCTTGCCCGGCCGGCTTGGCTACGCCTTGGCGTGGCATTGCTGCTTGTTTTGGTGATGGCTGCGACGGCGTGTCTTGTCCAGGTTCGGGTGGGCGAGGCAACGGTCATCACGCGCTTCGGCAACCCGTCGCGCGTGCTGATGGAGCCTGGCCTGAATTGGCGCTGGCCGGTGCCGTTCGAGGCCGCGGTGCCGGTCGACCTACGCCTGCGCACGACCTCAAGCGGGCTGCAGGATGTCGGTACCCGCGACGGCCTGCGCATCATTGTCCAGGCCTACATCGCCTGGCAGGTAGCACCCGACCCGCAGAGCATCCAGTTGTTCATGCGAGCGGTGCAGAACCAGCCGGACGAGGCGGCGCGGCAGATTCGCACCCTGCTGGGTTCGGCACTGGAAACCACTGCCAGCGGCTTCGAACTGGCAGACCTGGTCAATGTCGACGCCAGCCGGGTGCGTATCGATGCGTTCGAGCAGCGCCTGCAGGATCGGATCGAGCAGCAACTGATCAACACTTATGGGGTACGTGTGGTGCAGGTGGGCCTCGAGCGTCTGACCTTGCCCAAGGTAACCCTCGATGCCACTGTCGACCGTATGCGTGCCGAACGCGAAACCATCGCCACCGAGCGCACTGCAGAAGGCAAGCGCAAGGCTGCCGAAATCCAGTCAGCCGCCGAACGCGACGCCAGGATCCTGCAAGCCGACGCGAACGTGAAGGCCGCACAGATCCAGGCCCAGTCACAAGTGCAGGCGGCGGACATCTATGGCAAGGCATACGCCGGTGCGCCAGAGCTGTACACCTTGCTGCGCTCGCTCGATACCCTGGGCTCGGTCATCAACCCTGCCACGCGCCTGGTGTTGCGAACCGACGCGGCGCCGTTCCGTGCGCTGGTGGAAGGGCCCGCGTTGCCAGTTGGAGCTGACCATGGCCATCGCTGA
- the hflK gene encoding protease modulator HflK, with protein MAIAEQLSSRLPDSPWLQSGRIGFLVLYVVTLLAAVGWLFGNVRQVGPESRAVVLRLGAEARIQNAGLLLAWPQPFEQVVMLPSAGRVTERRVEVLLRSELAQKSDKDGSLASDATAGSGFLLTGDAGAVQLDVRVFYTVTDPYAFARQRPHVEAALDRLVERNAVLICASRDMDAILVARPELVGTDAQVAEHREQLRGDLQQGINASLARLRSAGASLGIEVARVDIQSSLPWSAVSAFNAVLTASQQAEQAVAKARNDAARQLQQATQAADHTVQVAQAEASERLARAQAETATIVGLTQQQDPQLLLRLYQQRVPAILARAGSVTTVNKDDAGHMILQGPKP; from the coding sequence ATGGCCATCGCTGAACAGTTGTCGTCGCGGTTACCCGACAGCCCTTGGCTGCAGTCAGGGCGCATCGGCTTTCTGGTGCTCTACGTGGTGACCCTGCTGGCGGCAGTGGGCTGGCTGTTCGGCAACGTGCGCCAGGTGGGGCCGGAAAGCCGCGCGGTGGTGTTGCGCCTCGGCGCCGAGGCACGTATCCAGAATGCCGGCCTGCTGCTGGCATGGCCGCAACCGTTCGAGCAGGTAGTGATGTTGCCCTCGGCAGGGCGTGTTACCGAGCGTCGGGTCGAGGTGCTGCTGCGCTCGGAGTTGGCGCAGAAATCCGACAAGGACGGCTCGCTGGCCAGTGATGCCACGGCAGGCTCCGGGTTTCTGCTGACCGGCGATGCCGGCGCCGTACAACTGGACGTGCGGGTGTTCTACACCGTGACCGACCCGTATGCTTTCGCGCGCCAGCGACCGCATGTCGAGGCCGCCCTGGACCGCCTGGTGGAGCGCAACGCGGTACTGATCTGTGCCTCGCGCGACATGGATGCCATCCTGGTGGCGCGCCCTGAACTGGTTGGGACGGATGCTCAGGTGGCCGAGCACCGCGAACAACTTCGCGGCGACCTGCAACAGGGCATCAATGCCAGCCTGGCGCGTCTGCGCTCGGCCGGGGCCAGCCTGGGGATCGAGGTGGCGCGGGTCGACATCCAGTCCTCCTTGCCCTGGTCCGCGGTCAGTGCGTTCAACGCCGTGCTCACCGCGAGCCAGCAGGCCGAGCAGGCTGTGGCAAAGGCCCGCAACGACGCCGCACGTCAACTGCAACAGGCCACCCAGGCGGCAGATCACACGGTACAAGTGGCCCAGGCCGAGGCCAGTGAACGGCTGGCGCGAGCGCAGGCCGAGACGGCCACGATCGTCGGCTTGACGCAACAGCAGGATCCGCAACTGTTGCTACGCCTCTACCAGCAGCGCGTACCGGCAATTCTTGCCCGCGCTGGCTCGGTCACCACCGTCAACAAGGATGATGCCGGGCACATGATCCTGCAGGGGCCCAAGCCATGA